Proteins found in one Aspergillus puulaauensis MK2 DNA, chromosome 8, nearly complete sequence genomic segment:
- a CDS encoding uncharacterized protein (COG:S;~EggNog:ENOG410Q2H6;~TransMembrane:4 (i12-34o54-72i84-107o133-155i)), which translates to MNSPYYADDRRKAIIGLRILSIITTLPVFPAVAWTMPAHADVINDGVGWGFNPWVLAASAFTFIWSTAVLVLRLGLNKPIHPGVYVAFDFVSFAALTAVTILMAMFIEPFFGSDYSCLRGTECGGLVLARVEWYAAIMSLICCATQLILFIWACWATDKDRKSKKHVKRKENAVAA; encoded by the exons ATGAACAGCCCATACTACGCAGACGACCGCCGCAAGGCCATCATCGGCCTTCGCATTctcagcatcatcaccaccctcCCCGTATTCCCTGCTGTGGCGTGGACTATGCCCGCCCACGCCGATGTCATAAACGACGGTGTCGGCTGGGGCTTCAATCCCTGGGTGCTCGCCGCG AGCGCCTTTACATTCATCTGGTCCACGGCCGTCCTTGTTCTCCGCCTCGGATTGAACAAACCCATCCACCCAGGCGTCTATGTCGCCTTCGACTTCGTCTCCTTTGCCGCCCTAACCGCCGTGACAATCCTAATGGCTATGTTCATCGAGCCTTTCTTTGGCTCGGATTACTCGTGTCTTCGAGGTACTGAGTGTGGCGGGCTGGTCCTGGCCCGCGTCGAGTGGTACGCGGCTATCATGTCGCTGATTTGCTG TGCGACGCAGTTAATCCTGTTCAtctgggcttgctgggcGACGGATAAAGAtcgcaagagcaagaagcaCGTCAAGCGGAAGGAAAACGCTGTCGCTGCGTAA
- a CDS encoding carotenoid oxygenase family protein (COG:Q;~EggNog:ENOG410PHJC;~InterPro:IPR004294;~PFAM:PF03055;~go_function: GO:0016702 - oxidoreductase activity, acting on single donors with incorporation of molecular oxygen, incorporation of two atoms of oxygen [Evidence IEA];~go_process: GO:0055114 - oxidation-reduction process [Evidence IEA]): protein MDSTSKTSTKAPYKNWPNDAAFEASTTSPKPTELKVIGRFPPEVAGTLYRTGPGHYKLDTPNGEYKRSHWFDGFSQIHRFQIVPDTEDPGTCRVFYTSRSQVDELLEEARKGRNIDKYITFGQKRDPCVSYFEKVKTSFHPVAPSNEHPEMANMWVTVRPDMPGMPGGTVTALTDANQMQTIDMDTLQPVGVTRQTALHPDLKGEMSCAHAAYDPVTGDLYNFNLEFGRSAKYRIFRTSAKTGKTEILATIGSGAKPAYIHSFFLSGDFVILCIWPLYFTGYGASVLWERNIIDALKFNPQAETTWLVIDKKGDRGHVATFTSPPFFSFHTVNAFQEDRDGMVDIMCDIIQFSSDSILRNLYFENILSTGEGKPPHDGDIPSLVRYKLSGVPTQGAKKHVAAAEVVMKIDAAGELPTINPMYATRRQRYAYGIIDRGHSSFVDGLAKTDLETGEITYWSKEPQPHTPGEAIFIPDGTNEAEDAGYLLSVVLDGENGRSYLLCLSARDMTEIARAEAEHAIALGLHGHHSSAAY from the exons ATGGACTCCACATCGAAGACCTCCACCAAGGCGCCGTATAAGAACTGGCCGAATGATGCTGCT TTCGAAGCAAGCACCACCTCACCAAAGCCAACCGAACTCAAAGTCATCGGAAGATTCCCACCAGAGGTAGCAGGTACCCTCTACAGAACCGGACCGGGACACTACAAACTCGACACGCCGAATGGAGAGTACAAGCGCAGCCACTGGTTCGATGGATTCAGCCAGATCCATCGCTTCCAGATCGTCCCTGACACAGAGGACCCAGGAACCTGTCGCGTATTCTACACGTCGCGAAGCCAAGTGGACGAGCTGCTTGAGGAGGCCCGGAAGGGCAGGAATATTGACAAATACATTACCTTCGGGCAGAAGAGGGATCCCTGCGTGTCGTACTTTGAGAAGGTCAAGACTAGTTTCCACCCAGTGGCACCGAGTAATGAGCACCCGGAAATGGCAAATATGTGGGTTACGGTGAGGCCTGATATGCCGGGGATGCCGGGGGGTACAGTGACGGCTTTGACGGACGCGAATCAGATGCAGACTATTGATATGGATACTTTGCAGCCAGTGGGTGTTACGAGACAGACGGCGCTGCATCCGGACTTGAAG GGTGAGATGTCCTGTGCTCACGCTGCATACGACCCAGTGACCGGAGATTTATACAATTTCAACCTCGAATTCGGACGCTCAGCCAAATACCGCATTTTTCGGACATCTGCAAAGACGGGGAAGACTGAAATCCTCGCCACCATTGGGTCCGGGGCGAAGCCTGCGTATATCCACTCGTTTTTCCTGTCTGGGGACTTTGTCATTCTCTGCATCTGGCCGCTGTACTTCACTGGCTACGGAGCATCAGTGCTTTGGGAGAGGAATATAATCGACGCGTTGAAATTCAATCCCCAGGCAGAAACGACGTGGTTGGTGATAGACAAAAAAGGGGACAGGGGCCATGTCGCCACGTTCACTAGCCCTCCCTTTTTCAGCTTCCACACGGTGAACGCTTTCCAGGAAGATCGTGATGGAATGGTTGATATCATGTGTGATATCATCCAGTTTTCAAGTGATAGTATACTGAGGAATCTATACTTTGAGAACATCCTCTCCACTGGCGAGGGTAAGCCGCCTCACGACGGCGACATACCGAGTCTGGTGCGGTACAAGCTCTCTGGTGTTCCCACACAGGGAGCCAAAAAGCATGTCGCAGCAGCGGAGGTGGTTATGAAAATCGATGCAGCTGGGGAGCTGCCCACTATCAATCCAATGTACGCTACGAGGAGACAAAGGTACGCATATGGAATTATCGACAGGGGGCATTCATCGTTTGTGGATGGGCTGGCAAAGACGGACCTGGAGACGGGGGAGATCACCTACTGGAGCAAGGAACCACAGCCTCATACTCCTGGAGAAGCGATCTTTATCCCTGATGGGACGAACGAGGCTGAAGATGCAGGATACCTGCTGAGCGTTGTGCTGGACGGGGAGAACGGGCGGTCGTACCTGCTGTGTTTGTCTGCCAGGGACATGACGGAGATAGCACgagcagaggcagagcatGCTATTGCGCTTGGACTGCATGGACACCATAGCAGTGCTGCCTACTGA
- a CDS encoding 5'/3'-nucleotidase SurE (COG:G;~EggNog:ENOG410PFT9;~InterPro:IPR002828,IPR036523;~PFAM:PF01975;~SECRETED:SignalP(1-16);~go_function: GO:0016787 - hydrolase activity [Evidence IEA]) — protein MRSTLALALFPLASQAVNIISSNDDGWAEINLRSLYSALASAGHSVVVSAPAENQSGTGSRDETPSDRTEACEFDSCPENSGPYGANETDPNLNWVNSYPVTSIKHGIDTLSSELFNGDPDLAVSGPNVGSNLGLTVHFSGTVGAASYAAGTAKIPAIAFSGKDGSATAWDDDVPDYSTIYAELATNVVDRVVEAGTPYLPEDVFLNVNFPSVDGCSSADDFSFVLSRLFTAVPLITDDDVETCGSNRLPTESAVVDTDGCYVSISVGKSDKSDADATLQGDVLQKLGDFLTCLP, from the exons ATGCGTTCTACTCTGGCTCTCGCCCTGTTCCCTCTGGCCTCGCAGGCCGTCAacatcatctcctccaacgaTGACGGATGGGCTGAAATCAACCTTCGGTCGCTGTACAGCGCCCTGGCCTCAGCCGGTCATTCCGTCGTCGTGTCTGCCCCTGCTGAGAACCAGAGCGGCACAG GATCCAGAGATGAGACTCCCTCGGACAGGACCGAGGCGTGCGAGTTTGATAGCTGTCCAGAGAACAGCGGTCCATACGGCGCCAACGAAACAGACCCTAATCTCAACTGGGTGAACTCGTACCCGGTCACCTCTATCAAGCACGGCATCGACACGCTGTCTTCAGAGCTCTTCAACGGGGACCCCGATCTGGCCGTCTCAGGTCCTAATGTCGGAAGCAACCTCGGTCTGACCGTCCACTTCTCCGGCACTGTCGGCGCAGCGAGCTACGCTGCCGGAACAGCCAAGATCCCTGCGATCGCATTTTCAGGGAAGGATGGTTCCGCGACAGCTTGGGACGATGACGTCCCGGACTACAGCACAATCTACGCCGAGCTCGCGACTAACGTAGTCGATCGAGTCGTGGAAGCTGGAACGCCGTACCTCCCCGAGGACGTCTTCCTGAACGTCAACTTCCCTTCTGTTGATGGTTGCAGTAGCGCCGACGACTTTAGCTTCGTTCTGTCGAGACTCTTCACGGCGGTGCCGCTCATCACGGACGACGATGTCGAAACCTGTGGGTCGAATCGTCTGCCAACAGAAAGCGCCGTTGTCGACACGGACGGATGCTATGTGAGCATCTCGGTGGGGAAGAGCGACAAGAGCGACGCCGATGCAACATTGCAGGGGGATGTGTTGCAGAAATTGGGGGATTTCTTGACTTGTCTGCCGTAG
- a CDS encoding NPP1 family protein (COG:S;~EggNog:ENOG410PNF2;~InterPro:IPR008701;~PFAM:PF05630;~SECRETED:SignalP(1-16)): protein MAARALIASLAATAAATPLNPTATKLAPRDVIDHDAVVGFDETVPDSTVGQQYLAYQPYLYVEDGCVPFPAVDADGNTSGGLQPSGSPSSDCDSSTGQVYARSTISDGSVSTYGAGIMYSWYMPKDSPSTGLGHRNDWEGVIVWLSDKSSTTADNIAAVCPSAHGEWNCDTDGFTLDGTRPLIKYSSTWPVNHQMDLTDEVGGTQPLIAWESLPEVARQALQDADFGDATVPLKDNTFGGNLESATY, encoded by the exons atgGCCGCTCGCGCCCTCATCGCCTCCCTTGCTGCCACCGCAGCCGCCACCCCCCTCAACCCAACGGCCACCAAACTCGCCCCTCGCGATGTGATCGACCATGACGCCGTTGTCGGCTTCGACGAGACAGTCCCAGACTCCACAGTTGGCCAGCAGTACCTAGCCTACCAGCCGTATCTGTACGTCGAGGACGGCTGTGTCCCGTTCCCCGCCGTTGACGCTGACG GGAATACTAGCGGCGGCCTCCAACCCTCCGGCTCCCCCTCAAGCGACTGCGACTCCTCAACCGGGCAGGTCTACGCCCGCTCCACAATCTCCGACGGCTCAGTATCCACCTACGGCGCGGGCATCATGTACAGCTGGTACATGCCCAAGGACTCCCCGAGCACAGGCCTCGGCCACCGGAACGACTGGGAAGGCGTAATCGTGTGGCTGTCAGACAAATCCTCAACCACGGCTGATAACATCGCCGCTGTATGCCCCAGCGCGCACGGCGAGTGGAACTGCGACACCGACGGCTTTACGCTTGACGGGACGCGGCCGCTTATTAAGTACTCGAGTACTTGGCCCGTGAATCATCAGATGGATCTTACCGATGAGGTTGGTGGGACGCAGCCGCTGATTGCGTGGGAGAGCTTGCCGGAGGTGGCCAggcaggcgctgcaggatgcGGACTTTGGCGATGCGACTGTCCCGCTGAAGGATAACACTTTTGGTGGGAATTTGGAGAGTGCGACTTACTag
- a CDS encoding uncharacterized protein (COG:G;~EggNog:ENOG410PNFI;~InterPro:IPR000254,IPR035971,IPR005103;~PFAM:PF00734,PF03443;~SECRETED:SignalP(1-17);~go_component: GO:0005576 - extracellular region [Evidence IEA];~go_function: GO:0030248 - cellulose binding [Evidence IEA];~go_process: GO:0005975 - carbohydrate metabolic process [Evidence IEA]): MSRNLLAFASFVASVAAHGHVTGVVVNGVEYPGWDIGSFPYMEDPPVVAAWGTPNTGNGPVDLTSDGYSNTDIICIIDYLASCGDSCATVDKTALEFFKIDGVGLVDGAEVPGTWGDDQLIKNNNSWMVQIPESIAPGNYVLRHELIALHGAGTEGGAQNYPQCFSLKITGSGSDKPAGVVGTKLYTEDDAGILVNIYSSLSSYKVPGPTLYSGASSIAQTTSAVKSTGSAAAVGAGGGSASATGSASATTTAAATTTAAASAKLAEPSSTSPSGTSAPGSSTTLIPTTSSVSTAAPTSTPASSAPGTSTPPPSTGGSTGGSAGTYGQCGGSNWKGATSCASGATCKKFNPYYSQCVPA, encoded by the exons ATGTCTCGCAATCTTCTCGCTTTTGCATCCTTTGTTGCCTCCGTCGCCGCCCACGGCCATGTTACAGGCGTCGTGGTTAACGGTGTGGAATACCCTGGCTGGGACATCGGCAGCTTCCCCTACATGGAGGACCCCCCTGTGGTGGCAGCCTGGGGGACACCAAACACTGGCAATGGCCCTGTCGACCTGACCTCCGATGGCTACTCGAACACAGACATCATCTGCA TAATCGACTACCTCGCCTCGTGCGGCGACTCCTGCGCAACAGTCGACAAGACCGCCCTCGAGTTCTTCAAGATCGACGGCGTCGGACTCGTCGATGGCGCCGAAGTCCCCGGAACATGGGGCGACGACCagctcatcaagaacaacaacagctGGATGGTCCAGATCCCCGAGTCCATTGCCCCCGGGAACTACGTCCTGCGTCACGAACTCATTGCCCTCCACGGCGCCGGCACCGAGGGCGGCGCCCAGAACTACCCCCAGTGCTTCAGCTTGAAGATCACCGGCTCTGGTTCTGACAAGCCTGCCGGTGTCGTCGGCACGAAGCTATacaccgaggatgatgccggTATCCTGGTGAACATCTACAGCAGCCTCTCAAGCTACAAGGTCCCTGGTCCCACCCTGTACAGCGGTGCCTCGTCTATCGCGCAGACGACCTCTGCTGTTAAGTCCACTGGCTCTGCCGCTGCCGTAGGTGCCGGTGGTGGCTCTGCTTCAGCCACTGGATCCGCCTcagcaaccaccacagcagcagctacAACCACCGCTGCTGCAAGTGCCAAGCTGGCTGAGCCATCgagcaccagccccagcgGCACATCCGCACCTGGAAGCAGCACCACGCTCATCCCTACCACATCCAGTGTAAGCACTGCTGCGCCTACATCCACGCCTGCATCCTCGGCGCCTGGCACCTccacccctcctccttcaaccGGTGGCTCGACCGGCGGCTCTGCAGGTACCTACGGGCAGTGCGGTGGTTCCAACTGGAAGGGCGCTACGAGCTGTGCTTCCGGTGCGACATGCAAGAAGTTTAACCCTTACTACTCGCAGTGTGTTCCTGCTTAG
- a CDS encoding putative ABC multidrug transporter (COG:Q;~EggNog:ENOG410PVXX;~InterPro:IPR034001,IPR043926,IPR027417,IPR003593, IPR010929,IPR017871,IPR034003,IPR003439,IPR013525;~PFAM:PF01061,PF06422,PF00005,PF12698;~TransMembrane:13 (o412-433i440-456o495-515i522-540o552-572i658-680o1054-1073i1085-1104o1124-1157i1169-1189o1195-1217i1229-1249o1323-1342i);~go_component: GO:0016020 - membrane [Evidence IEA];~go_component: GO:0016021 - integral component of membrane [Evidence IEA];~go_function: GO:0005524 - ATP binding [Evidence IEA];~go_function: GO:0016887 - ATPase activity [Evidence IEA];~go_function: GO:0042626 - ATPase-coupled transmembrane transporter activity [Evidence IEA];~go_process: GO:0055085 - transmembrane transport [Evidence IEA]) has translation METPSSSSGTIDLEQGGSGISKRITLTFRDLSVRVRAADAALGQTLLSVADPRQLVDVFRKDNTPKRTILKELTGQVRPGEMMLVLGRPGSGCTSFLRVLSNDRGSFDKVEGETWYGNMDSDAAKKYRQQIMFNTEDDVHFPTLTVNRTMKFALRNKIPQGRQDGIGKKEFVQQHRDGILDSLGIPHTKKTLVGNEFVRGVSGGERKRVSLAELMAGQSPVQFWDNPTRGLDSKTAYEFARMLRREADENSKTMVATMYQAGNDIYNQFDKILVLAEGLVTYYGPQSQARAYFEELGFICPKGANVADFLTSVTVLTERTVAPGMEEKVPNTPQEFEARYRGSSIYQEAMDSIVCPEKLASEEEYLEAAVLREKKRRHIPRPQSVYTTGLWDQVIACVIRQFQIMAGDKLSLTIKMVSSILQALVCGSLFYNLKLDSSSIFLRPGVLFFPILYYLLESMSETTSSFMGRPIFSRHKRFGFYRPTAFCIANAVTDIPITILQVTCFSLILYFMAGLQMDAGKFFTFWIIVIVNTLCCMQMFRAVGALCKKFGLASQITGFLSTVGFVYGGYLIPFQKMHPWFRWIFYLNPSSYAFEALMASEFTGLQLDCVEPNYIPYGPSYPDSASQYRGCSVPGSNGDMISGADYISQQYSYSSGHIWRSFGVIIGFWLFFIFLTALGFELRNSQSGSSVLLYKRGSTPGEAKQRPAQTDNTMALAQSGKQSTFTWSNLDYHVPFHGQKKQLLDQVFGYVKPGNLVALMGCSGAGKTTLLDVLAQRKDSGEVYGSILIDGRPQGISFQRLTGYCEQMDVHERTATVREVLIFSALLRQPASVPEEEKLAYVDHIIDLLELYDIRDALIGVPGAGLSIEQRKRVTLGVELVAKPTLLFLDEPTSGLDGQSAYNIIRFLRKLVDGGQAVLCTIHQPSAVLFDAFDSLLLLAKGGKMAYFGETGNESQKVLDYFAQNGAPCPPDTNPAEHIVEVIQGNDSQKVDWVDVWNRSSERERTIGELEELNRISQANPSEEDKASFATSRGYQFKLVLRRLMIKLWREPDYMWNKIILHIFAALFSGFTFWKMGNGTFDMQLRLFAIFNFIFVAPGCINQMQPFFLQNRDVFETREKKSKTYHWFAFIAAQAVSEIPYLIICATLYFACWYFTAGFPVEASVSGHVYLQMIFYEFLYTSIGQAIAAYAPNEYFAAIMNPIILGAGMISFCGVVVPYDAMQPFWRYWMYYLDPFTYLVGGLLTEVLWDVKVECNPSEYLQFSAPAGQSCGDYMSDFLSANPGYLLDANATGTCSFCEYSTGADYAKTFNKLERYYGWRDTGITALFCITSYMLVFVMMKLRSKKTKEARSE, from the exons ATGGAAACaccgtcatcgtcctccgGGACTATCGACCTGGAGCAAGGCGGCTCTGGGATCTCGAAAAGGATAACTCTTACGTTTCGAGACCTAAGTGTGCGCGTTAGGGCGGCCGATGCGGCACTCGGGCAGACTCTATTGTCTGTGGCCGATCCAAGGCAGTTGGTTGATGTCTTTCGGAAGGATAACACGCCGAAGAGG acgATTCTCAAAGAGCTGACAGGCCAAGTGCGACCAGGGGAAATG ATGCTTGTTCTCGGCCGACCAGGATCAGGATGTACATCGTTCCTGCGGGTTCTATCAAACGACAGAGGCTCCTTTGACAAAGTGGAAGGCGAAACATGGTATGGGAACATGGACTCGGACGCGGCAAAGAAATACCGACAGCAGATCATGTTCAATACCGAGGATGATGTGCATTTCCCTACTTTGACGGTGAACCGGACGATGAAGTTTGCGCTGCGGAATAAGATACCCCAAGGCCGGCAGGATGGTATTGGCAAGAAGGAGTTTGTTCAGCAGCACCGCGACGGCATCCTGGATTCCCTGGGTATCCCGCACACGAAGAAAACATTGGTGGGAAACGAGTTTGTTCGTGGAGTTTCCGGCGGAGAGAGGAAGCGAGTGTCACTGGCTGAGCTTATGGCTGGTCAG AGTCCCGTCCAATTCTGGGACAACCCAACTCGTGGCCTCGATTCAAAAACGGCCTACGAGTTTGCGAGAATGCTCCGACGAGAAGCCGACGAGAACAGCAAAACTATGGTGGCCACCATGTACCAAGCTGGTAACGACATATATAACCAATTTGACAAGATTCTGGTCCTTGCCGAAGGGTTGGTCACTTACTACGGACCGCAGAGTCAAGCTCGGGCATACTTTGAGGAACTGGGATTCATTTGTCCAAAGGGAGCCAACGTTGCAGACTTCTTGACCTCTGTTACTGTGCTTACGGAGCGAACTGTTGCCCCTGGaatggaggagaaagtcCCTAATACGCCTCAGGAGTTTGAAGCCCGTTACCGGGGAAGCTCGATCTACCAAGAGGCCATGGACTCCATTGTTTGCCCCGAGAAATTGGCATCTGAAGAAGAATACCTAGAAGCTGCAGTGCTTCGTGAAAAGAAGAGGCGACATATCCCTCGGCCTCAGAGTGTGTATACAACTGGACTGTGGGACCAGGTTATTGCCTGCGTCATTCG ACAATTCCAAATCATGGCAGGCGACAAGCTCTCTCTTACCATAAAAATGGTATCGTCGATACTCCAGGCGCTGGTCTGCGGAAGTCTGTTCTACAACCTCAAGCTAgacagctcctccatcttcctaCGACCTGGTGTACTATTCTTCCCAATTCTATATTACCTCCTCGAGTCAATGTCTGAGACTACGAGCTCCTTCATGGGAAGGCCCATTTTCTCTCGTCACAAGCGATTCGGCTTCTATCGACCAACCGCCTTTTGCATTGCCAATGCTGTAACAGATATCCCTATAACTATCTTGCAAGTTACCTGCTTCTCCCTGATTCTGTACTTTATGGCTGGGCTGCAAATGGATGCAGGAAAGTTCTTCACGTTCTGGATCATTGTCATCGTGAACACCCTGTGCTGCATGCAAATGTTCCGGGCAGTGGGAGCCCTGTGCAAGAAATTCGGACTGGCTTCTCAGATAACTGGATTTCTTTCAACTGTGGGCTTCGTATATGGAG GCTACCTGATCCCCTTCCAGAAGATGCACCCCTGGTTCCGCTGGATCTTCTACCTGAACCCATCATCATACGCCTTCGAAGCGCTGATGGCATCCGAATTCACCGGCCTGCAGCTCGACTGCGTAGAACCGAACTACATCCCATACGGCCCCAGCTACCCAGACTCAGCCTCACAATACCGGGGATGTTCCGTCCCCGGAAGCAACGGCGACATGATATCCGGAGCGGACTATATCAGCCAGCAGTACAGCTATTCTAGCGGGCATATCTGGCGGTCATTCGGCGTGATTATCGGATTCTGgctattctttattttcctgACCGCGCTTGGATTTGAGCTTCGCAACAGCCAGTCTGGATCGTCTGTGCTGCTATACAAACGGGGGAGCACGCCGGGTGAGGCGAAACAGAGACCAGCCCAGACTGATAATACTATGGCTCTGGCTCAATCTGGCAAGCAGTCGACGTTTACATGGAGTAACCTTGACTACCACGTTCCGTTCCACGGTCAGAAGAAGCAACTGTTGGATCAGGTCTTTGGCTATGTGAAGCCCGGAAACCTGGTGGCTTTGATGGGATGCTCGGGTGCAGGAAAGACAAC ACTTCTCGATGTGTTGGCCCAACGTAAAGATAGCGGCGAGGTGTACGGCTCTATCCTCATTGACGGACGACCACAGGGTATCAGTTTCCAGAGGTTGACTGGGTACTGTGAGCAAATGGATGTGCATGAGCGAACTGCAACTGTTCGCGAGGTACTGATATTCTCTGCGCTTCTTCGTCAACCGGCCAGTGTGCCTGAAGAGGAGAAGCTTGCTTATGTCGATCACATTATCGACCTGCTTGAGCTGTACGATATCCGTGACGCTCTTATCGGAG TTCCTGGCGCTGGTCTGAGCATTGAGCAGCGAAAGAGAGTAACCCTTGGTGTCGAGTTGGTTGCAAAGCCAACCCTGCTCTTTCTGGATGAGCCGACTTCAGGTCTCGATGGACAGTCAGCTTATAACA TCATTCGCTTCCTGAGAAAGCTGGTGGATGGTGGACAAGCCGTTTTG TGCACGATCCACCAACCTTCCGCTGTCCTATTCGACGCATTTGACTCCCTTCTTCTATTAGCTAAAGGCGGGAAGATGGCGTACTTTGGAGAGA CTGGAAACGAATCCCAGAAAGTGCTGGACTACTTTGCACAAAACGGAGCCCCATGTCCTCCCGATACGAATCCGGCCGAGCACATCGTCGAAGTTATCCAAGGCAACGACAGCCAGAAGGTCGACTGGGTTGATGTGTGGAACCGGTCAAGTGAACGTGAACGAACCATCGGTGAACTGGAGGAGTTGAACCGCATCAGCCAGGCGAATCCCAGCGAAGAGGACAAGGCAAGTTTCGCTACCTCGAGAGGGTACCAGTTTAAGCTTgtccttcgccgtctcatGATCAAGTTGTGGAGAGAGCCG GACTACATGTGGAACAAGATCATCCTGCATATCTTCGCAGCGTTATTCAGCGGTTTCACCTTCTGGAAAATGGGCAATGGCACATTCGACATGCAGCTGCGACTGTTTGCTATCT TcaacttcatcttcgtcgcccCAGGATGCATCAACCAAATGCAGCCTTTCTTCCTGCAGAACCGCGACGTCttcgagactcgagagaagaagtccaagACATACCACTGGTtcgccttcatcgccgcACAGGCCGTCTCCGAGATTCCGTACCTGATTATCTGCGCCACGCTGTACTTCGCCTGCTGGTATTTTACAGCTGGCTTCCCAGTCGAAGCGAGCGTTTCTGGCCACGTCTACCTGCAAATGATCT TTTATGAATTCCTGTATACATCCATCGGCCAGGCAATCGCCGCCTACGCACCGAATGAGTACTTTGCAGCAATCATGAACCCCATTATCCTCGGCGCAGGCATGATTTCCTTCTGCGGTGTCGTGGTGCCCTACGACGCTATGCAGCCGTTCTGGAGATACTGGATGTACTACCTGGACCCATTCACCTACCTCGTTGGCGGTCTCCTCACCGAGGTCCTGTGGGATGTTAAAGTCGAGTGTAATCCGTCTGAATACCTCCAGTTCAGTGCACCTGCAGGCCAGTCCTGTGGTGACTACATGTCTGACTTCCTGTCTGCGAACCCTGGGTATCTCCTTGATGCGAATGCGACCGGGACGTGCTCGTTCTGCGAGTACTCGACTGGAGCGGATTATGCCAAGACCTTCAACAAGTTGGAGAGATACTATGGCTGGAGAGAC ACTGGTATTACGGCGCTGTTCTGCATCACGTCGTACATGCTCGTGTTTgtgatgatgaagctgcgatcgaagaagaccaaggaagCTCGATCGGAGTGA